The following is a genomic window from Thalassophryne amazonica chromosome 14, fThaAma1.1, whole genome shotgun sequence.
CAAGACAAGATGTGTGTAAGCTCATGTGCAGGAAATGGTGGACTTCAAACTACAACTAAAAAATTTTCCTTCATCAAAATGAAGATGTTTCTTTTTGGCAACATAAATAACTGATTCCAGTGGTACGCATGTCAGGGTTATGTTTTCATTCCTGTGGACCCTTATGTTCATTTGATTTGACTAAACCTACAAAATTACTAAATTTAAATTCATCattgatagtaagtcccttcggttactcccttgttttcattccgagtcgccacagcagatctgtggTGGATCTGcgcgttgatttggcacaagttttatgctgggtgcccttcctgacgcaactccacattacatggagaaatgtgagaggggtggggtttgaatcggGAACTTTTCACATTGAAACCAAGGGCACTAACCAATTATCCATCGTTGATGACAATGATAAATGAGTGTCAGCCAAGTATAAAGTCAGTTAATTTTGAGAAGGTAAAACTAAAAGTCTGAAAAGTCAGAGGCAAAGGTCAAAATCTTGGCACCATGCTTATGGGATATTTAGTATTAGCTATTTGAGAAATGGTCATATGAATTTCTATCAGTCTGTGTCAAATCTTCAAGGCTGCTGCATTCTCTGAGTGCTCCTATACAAGTAGATGTATGTCCTATATCGGCCCTGATGCCCATTGGTATGGATCCTGTAGCATGAAGCAAATGAGGGTCTCCGACTCCCcaatccaacacaggttacttcccaagaCAAGATATCTGCCTCAGACATTGACTGAGACAATGAAGATGAAGTGTCTCATCCAAGGACAGACAGATAGCATGGGTGGAAGTTGAACCTAGGTCTACCTCTTGGTAGACCAGCTCCTGactcactgagctacctgctctacactgAATAACTCGTCCAGGAATTAATGGAATGCTATTATTAAAGCTCAGAATCCAGATGTATTATACACCAGCTATTGTTCCAGCAGAAAGTAACCTCACTATTTCAGTGAAATCTGCTCATTCAATAATGAAACAGAGttttttcctctttccatgagaaaGAAATGGATAAATACTGATGATGTGTATGAGCATAACTACATGTCCAGCAAAGCCAATAACGGTATGTTGGCCAGAGACATCCCAGAAGATTGTATGGCACTAACCCCGGTGGTGGAGGGATGTGAGGGGACGGAGGACACTGTGGTCTGCTGAGTGGCCACTGAAGATGACCTCTGCTGGAGCTCCACAGTCTTAGCATGCTGGTAACCTGCACATGGAAATTAACATTCACAGCTCATCAGCATTTACCATCGTGCACCTAATTCATCGGTCAGCATTCTTTATCTCTGCTACAGTGCTATACACTAACGGAGCATTACCCAGAGAGGAGGCCATGAAGCCGTTGCTGTAGAGGGACACGTGGTGATCAGCATCCTGGGACACTTCAGACTTCTCATCAGCGGCACCGCTCAAGGCACTGGTGGAGCGGGAGTGCTCCTTACTGCGGCGCTGAGCTTGGACTGTTATGTCACAGTTATAGAAAATTATCAACATATAATTCAGAAATTATATCAGTTATTCTCTATGATGAGATGGATGTACCATCATGAATATTAAATGTGTGCTGCTGTTTGTTGTGGTCTGTCTTGTAGACGGTGATGTCTGTCAATTTTTCATGTTGGCCATCCATTTAGTTAGTGTCAATATCTCAACATCAAGTTACCAGAGGGAGAGAACAGTGTCTGTCCTCCaaggtaattaaattaaattaaaaataccaTATTCTTACACCTAATACTGATCCAACATGTGGGCATTGCCTATCCAGACATTTTCTGAAAGGCTGTATCAACTTCATCTCCAATACATTTCCAAAAGCTGAAATAAAAGAGGTTAATGATAGAACATTCCAATAAATGTCACGTAATGGAATTCTTAAAAGAGTAAATTAGTAGTATGGTTATTTTGAGAAAATGGTCATGTGAATTTCTATCAGTCAGTGTCAAAACTTCAAGACCTACTATACAAGTAGGCGTACATCCTATATAGGTCTGAAAAGTACAGAAACCATACGAACAGGCTTTTCCAACTAAAAGCTTTGCATGCATATGTTTGGTAACTATCAAAATCAAATAGAAGTTGTtaaatacatccattcctgcatttaaggcctgtaatAAATTCTCCCAACCCCcaccaaaataaatacatttttggaaCGCTaacgcatttaccactttgtaatgtgtgTGGTaattgggtgtcaaaatccaatgcCTCATTAGCGGTGTGACACTAGGATAATGGCTTAAGTAGGGGATTGTGAAATGCAGTGGGAACCTTGTGTGCCCTTTGGCCACTACAATTATTGTGAAGGCCCAAatggaaccctgaacatgagatggctaatggagttctggtgaaacaagaagtcctcaatggcggatcaggcagaggaggtgatggcttctaACCCAATAGTTATGAAGGCAGATGAAGTTTGCAGCAGGTCCGTATTTTCTTCTCTTTTGCAGTCCGTAACCCCCACCCACTCCACTGGCCCACCTGGCTGTCTGCATCTGGAACCCATCCACCTGTGACTTCACCTTCCTGGTCTCCACTCCGTCTGCACTATTTGCACATTTTCTCAATAAATTGTTGCTGCTGGCTTGCTCCACCCTTAACCTGCCTCATTGCATTTGAGTCTGTCACCAGTTCCTGGTTGCCACAACagtttccttctcacaacacttaaaaaaaacattctggCATTGAGAATATAAGTACTGAAGAGTTTTAGGTTTtaattgtcccattcttcctgcaaacatgtcttgAAGGTATAGAATAGTATGCAGACATCATTAATGATTTTTTTCCTTACAAAATTCTCCACACGTTCTGTACTGAAGACAGGTCACCaccacaggcaggccagtccattaCCTGTACCTGATAGttccacagccatgcctttgtaatgtgcaaAATGTGATTTTGTATTTGCTTATTGAAAAATTAATGGATGTCCATAAAAAAGATgtcgtcttgaaggcagcatatgtaggCTCTAAAATCTcactgtacttttctgcattaatggtaTGATCAAGGGCACCGACACAACCCCCATATCATGATCTGTCATAATGTGGGGGTTGTGTA
Proteins encoded in this region:
- the LOC117525358 gene encoding nebulin-like — protein: MLIIFYNCDITVQAQRRSKEHSRSTSALSGAADEKSEVSQDADHHVSLYSNGFMASSLGYQHAKTVELQQRSSSVATQQTTVSSVPSHPSTTGKTVRAMYDYTAADSDEVSFKDGDVIINVQSIDEGWMYGTVQRTGKTGMLPANYVEAI